The segment GATCTCTGGGACTGGGCGAATCGAGTACCTACAGGACTGGGGTAACCACCGACTGGCATTCAATATCAGTGCATCAGTAATGGGAAAGAAAAGCCTATCTGGACTGACAACCATCGAGGACGAAGGCATCCCAAAAGAGACTCCATACCGAATAACCATACCGGGCTACACCCTAGTACGGTCGACCATCGCCTACACCCACCCAAAGTGGGGCACACTCACCATAGGGGTAGACAACATACTCAACTACCAAGCAGACGTCGTCTCCTTCAACTCCTATGCCGGCCCTGGTCGAAACTTATTCATGTCCTACCACTTCAACCTATAAAAACAACTGTCACTATTACCTATTAAAGAGATGAACAAAACAAAATGCATTCTCGCACTGATCAGTGCTCTGGTGCTGTCATTGGCCATCGTCTCCTGCGGAAACAACAAGCCAAACGCACCATCCTCAAAAAACAAAAAGACCTACACGCAGAGCCGACGTTGCAAAGGAGAGCTCGGGAAAGACTGGATCTACTTCAGCTTCGCCACTGGCAAAGAGGTGCCCGGAATTGACGAAACCAACTTCAAGGAACGTACCGACTGGGACATTGCGATCCACTCATTTTACTTCCGAGCCAACTGCGGCACATCCGGCAAAGGCAAAGGAGGGGCTCTCATGACCAATCAGACAAAACTATCCGCAGTGAAAGAAGCCCCCACCAAAGGCTACATCGTGGACGAAGCAATCACCATATGGGGCTGGAAAGGCGAACTGATCAAAGCCGAAGTATCCGGCAACCCCGAGCTCAACAAAATGATCGAATTCAGTGGTCCACCCCCAAAATACACTCCCTCGGACAATGTATTCATCATCCGAACAGCCGACGGGAAATACGCCAAAGTCAAGATGATTAGCTACATAGACGACAGTGGCAAGAGCGGTATCGTCTCCTTTGACTACGTCTACCAACCCGACGGCTCCACCAAGCTAGACTAGGAGATCCGGACGAAATAGGACAGACAGCATCTCAGGTGCGACATCGCACCTGAGATACTTTTTGTATGACGAGCATATTTTGAAAACAAATTAAACCGCCGTATGCCGAACGGCACGTACGGATGGTGTGGGAGGGAAGAAAACGAAAGTAGGACAGAAAATTTTCGTTTCCCGACCTACTCGATTGTAAGACAAGAACCTAAATGAAACGCTCTCGATACACCCTCCTAAAAGGATGGCACAAGTGGATCTGCCTAGTCATCACCATACTCGTACTAGGCTTTGCCGGATCCGGCATTATCCTAAACCACAGAGACCTGGTGTCGGGTATTGACCTACCCCGCTCCTGGCAGCCCAAGGCCTACCACTATAAATCCTGGAGCGGTGGCAGCCTCATCGGGAAGATCCGAGTGACCCCTGACGAGGAGTGGATCTATGGAGCTACTGGAGTATGGGCTTACGACCCACAGCTAAAAAGCTACGACAACCGGAGCAATGGACTAGACCCTGCTGCCGACAGGAGATCGGTCCAAAGAGTAGTCCGGACAAACCGTGGCGACCTCTACGCCCTCACCGCATACAACCTATACAAGTGGCAAGCCGACAAAAAGGAGTGGGCGAAACAACCGAAGCTTACACCCAAAAACGAACGCTTGGCAGATCTGGAAACGCAAGGCGACACCCTTGTTTTACTGAGTCGAAGCCACCTATACCTTATCTTTCCCTCTCAAGAATCCCCCACACGCGCAGACCTTCCCGCACCG is part of the Porphyromonas asaccharolytica DSM 20707 genome and harbors:
- a CDS encoding HmuY family protein, whose amino-acid sequence is MNKTKCILALISALVLSLAIVSCGNNKPNAPSSKNKKTYTQSRRCKGELGKDWIYFSFATGKEVPGIDETNFKERTDWDIAIHSFYFRANCGTSGKGKGGALMTNQTKLSAVKEAPTKGYIVDEAITIWGWKGELIKAEVSGNPELNKMIEFSGPPPKYTPSDNVFIIRTADGKYAKVKMISYIDDSGKSGIVSFDYVYQPDGSTKLD